From a single Bacteroidia bacterium genomic region:
- the metK gene encoding methionine adenosyltransferase → MPYLFTSESVSEGHPDKVADQISDAVLDAMLTQDPDSRVACETLVTTGLVVLAGEITTNAYVDLQEVVRNTITRIGYTSDEYKFSSGSCAVMSSLHEQSADIARGVDSDDEKHKEQGAGDQGMMFGYANNETPEYMPMALAFSHRIVKVLADIRKNESHLLPYLRPDSKSQVTIEYDDNGVPARVHTIVVSTQHDDFVKPDDASPEAQLRADSQMLAKIREDIITHVIPRAVPSHLLKDTIYHINPTGKFVIGGPHGDAGLTGRKIIVDTYGGKGAHGGGAFSGKDSSKVDRSAAYAARHLAKNLVAAGVADEVLVQLAYAIGVAEPVSININTYGTSKLNISDAEIATKIASAISFTPRAIVNRLGLKNPVFSLTAAYGHMGRDTFEADVDTNYVKISRNGVSENTLREKAKKKVTFFAWEKLDLVDQIKVIFGL, encoded by the coding sequence ATGCCATACTTATTCACCTCAGAGTCTGTTTCCGAAGGCCATCCTGATAAAGTTGCTGACCAGATTTCAGATGCTGTATTGGATGCCATGCTCACCCAGGATCCAGATTCCCGTGTAGCTTGCGAAACTCTTGTAACCACAGGTTTGGTAGTCCTTGCCGGAGAAATAACTACCAATGCATATGTTGATCTTCAGGAAGTGGTAAGGAATACGATTACCCGTATTGGCTATACATCCGACGAATATAAGTTTAGTTCTGGCTCATGTGCAGTCATGTCTTCGCTTCACGAACAATCTGCGGATATCGCCAGAGGGGTGGATAGCGACGATGAAAAACACAAAGAACAGGGCGCTGGAGACCAGGGGATGATGTTTGGGTATGCCAACAACGAAACGCCGGAGTATATGCCAATGGCCCTTGCATTTTCTCACCGTATTGTCAAGGTCCTGGCGGATATCCGTAAAAATGAGTCTCACCTTCTGCCTTACCTCCGGCCTGATTCAAAATCTCAGGTTACGATTGAGTATGACGACAATGGGGTTCCTGCCAGAGTTCACACAATTGTAGTTTCTACTCAACATGATGATTTTGTTAAACCCGATGATGCTTCTCCCGAAGCGCAACTCCGGGCTGATTCGCAGATGCTGGCCAAAATCAGGGAAGATATTATCACACATGTAATTCCCCGTGCCGTTCCTTCTCATCTGCTGAAAGATACCATCTACCATATTAACCCAACAGGGAAATTTGTAATCGGTGGACCTCACGGAGATGCAGGACTTACCGGCAGAAAAATTATTGTGGATACCTACGGTGGTAAAGGCGCCCATGGTGGCGGTGCCTTCTCCGGAAAAGACTCCTCTAAGGTCGACCGCAGTGCAGCTTATGCGGCAAGACACCTGGCCAAAAACCTCGTAGCCGCAGGGGTAGCTGATGAAGTACTCGTTCAACTTGCTTACGCCATTGGCGTGGCTGAGCCGGTTTCTATCAACATCAATACCTACGGCACTTCCAAATTGAATATTTCGGATGCCGAAATTGCCACGAAAATTGCCAGCGCCATCTCCTTTACTCCCCGCGCAATCGTCAACCGCCTGGGGCTCAAAAACCCTGTTTTCTCTCTTACCGCTGCTTATGGCCATATGGGGAGAGATACCTTTGAAGCTGATGTGGATACCAACTATGTGAAGATTTCCAGAAATGGGGTATCTGAAAATACGCTCCGTGAAAAGGCCAAAAAGAAGGTGACCTTTTTCGCGTGGGAAAAACTTGACCTGGTTGACCAGATCAAAGTAATATTTGGATTGTAA
- the trmB gene encoding tRNA (guanosine(46)-N7)-methyltransferase TrmB yields the protein MARTKDLKKNQFKDFHNCFDKNSKTKGKWQEIFGNDHPVTFELGCGKAAFIYEMAQRYPGRNFVGIDLKADRLWKPAKEAEAAGIQNLAFLCAHLIQIGDYVAENEAAELWITFPDPYPKKKQAKHRMVNSPFLDLYEKILQPEGILHLKTDNLNLFHFSLETFVRRKNIQLLQLSFNLHEAEDIQDDAKIQTAYETMFMNMGMSINYLNLKFTQPA from the coding sequence ATGGCCAGGACAAAAGATCTGAAAAAAAATCAATTCAAAGACTTCCACAATTGCTTTGATAAGAATAGTAAAACTAAAGGCAAATGGCAGGAAATTTTTGGAAATGACCATCCCGTAACTTTTGAACTCGGATGCGGGAAAGCAGCATTTATCTATGAAATGGCGCAAAGGTATCCCGGGCGAAATTTTGTAGGTATCGACCTGAAAGCAGACCGCCTGTGGAAACCCGCTAAAGAAGCGGAGGCTGCCGGTATTCAGAATCTGGCGTTCCTTTGTGCGCATCTTATCCAAATTGGGGATTATGTCGCCGAAAATGAAGCGGCCGAACTGTGGATTACCTTCCCCGACCCATACCCCAAAAAAAAGCAGGCGAAACACCGCATGGTGAATTCGCCTTTCCTGGATCTGTATGAAAAAATTCTTCAACCCGAAGGGATTCTGCATCTTAAAACAGACAACCTGAACCTGTTTCATTTCTCCCTCGAAACATTCGTCAGACGCAAAAACATACAACTCCTGCAATTATCCTTCAACCTCCACGAGGCAGAAGATATTCAGGATGACGCAAAAATCCAGACCGCTTATGAGACGATGTTCATGAATATGGGAATGTCCATCAATTATCTGAACCTGAAGTTTACGCAGCCCGCCTAA
- a CDS encoding WG repeat-containing protein, whose amino-acid sequence MVLKFQRNIWIFSLLAWSLSAGCGTFTDPGDNLWPIRENGLYGFINNVGEVVIAPQFAYAFRFSEGLAAVNVGGTQTNYDVPVDGKWGFIDRSGRYVINPSYFSPPTSGKPYDLNDLAKVLHEGYIFSEGKAAVYSDNGWIYIDSAENVVINDPRIKSARRFVEGLAAVYVDGKWGYIDHTYKTARDSFAIAPAYIYPVNFLNGHILTMDRESRWVVIDRNGNRKLPQYKIESNFFEGVAIVQDSFKTGEIRFSSQYKYGLVDEDGRFLFTPQFDMVGRYGSGLCPALVGSKVGEQVAFADQVRVDNNIGGKWGFVNRRGEFVFNPIYEDAKGFSEDIGAIKMGGLWGYMAPDGSMITGFEFRWVGYFKNGIARVKLGPVHNDYDEHYAYINRSGNVLWVEP is encoded by the coding sequence ATGGTTCTAAAATTTCAACGAAACATATGGATTTTTTCGCTGCTTGCCTGGAGTTTATCTGCCGGATGCGGCACATTTACTGACCCTGGCGATAATTTGTGGCCCATTCGGGAAAATGGACTCTACGGGTTTATCAATAACGTAGGAGAGGTAGTGATTGCGCCACAGTTTGCCTATGCATTCAGGTTTAGCGAAGGCCTTGCCGCGGTAAATGTAGGCGGGACTCAAACCAATTATGATGTTCCTGTCGATGGGAAATGGGGTTTTATTGATCGCTCAGGCCGGTATGTCATTAACCCCAGCTATTTCTCCCCTCCGACCTCCGGCAAACCATATGACCTCAATGACCTGGCCAAAGTACTGCACGAGGGGTATATATTTTCGGAAGGAAAAGCCGCTGTCTATTCTGACAATGGGTGGATATATATCGACTCCGCCGAAAATGTAGTGATTAATGATCCCCGCATAAAAAGTGCGCGACGATTTGTGGAAGGACTTGCTGCCGTATATGTAGATGGGAAATGGGGATATATTGACCATACTTACAAAACAGCGCGTGACTCTTTTGCTATTGCGCCTGCTTATATTTATCCTGTCAACTTTCTCAATGGCCATATTCTCACCATGGACCGCGAATCACGCTGGGTTGTCATTGATCGAAATGGAAACCGTAAACTCCCGCAATATAAAATTGAAAGCAATTTTTTTGAAGGAGTAGCGATTGTGCAGGACTCATTTAAGACGGGAGAAATTCGTTTTTCCTCCCAATATAAGTATGGTTTGGTAGATGAGGACGGAAGGTTTCTTTTTACGCCTCAGTTTGATATGGTAGGAAGATATGGCAGCGGATTATGTCCGGCTCTGGTCGGAAGCAAAGTGGGTGAGCAGGTCGCCTTTGCAGATCAGGTCAGAGTGGACAACAATATCGGGGGAAAGTGGGGGTTTGTAAACCGAAGGGGAGAATTTGTATTTAACCCTATCTACGAAGATGCCAAAGGATTCAGTGAGGATATAGGTGCGATCAAAATGGGAGGATTGTGGGGGTATATGGCACCTGATGGCTCAATGATTACCGGATTTGAGTTTCGTTGGGTAGGCTATTTTAAAAATGGAATTGCCAGAGTAAAACTGGGGCCTGTACATAATGACTACGACGAACATTATGCCTATATCAACCGAAGTGGAAATGTACTGTGGGTAGAGCCTTAG
- the gyrA gene encoding DNA gyrase subunit A, translating to MEEEPIEDGLFGEGQRIINRIIEEEMKNAYIDYSMSVIVSRALPDVRDGLKPVHRRVLYGMTELGLASNRPYKKSARIVGEVLGKFHPHGDTAVYDTMVRMAQDWSLRYPLVDGQGNFGSIDGDNPAAMRYTEARLRRIAEEMLADLEKDTVDFRPNFDDSLTEPTVLPAKIPNLLVNGASGIAVGMATNMPPHNLTEVVNATIAYIDNNDIDILGLMEHVKGPDFPTGGLIYGVEGIRSAYETGKGRVVMRAKAEIKVLKDEKERIVISEIPYQVNKASTIEKIAHLIADKKLDGISDVRDESDRDGLRIVVDVKRDANARVVLNKLFQFTPLQSSFSINNVALVKGRPQTLNLKDMIRHYVDHRHEVVIRRTRYELDEAKKRAHILEGLLIALDHLDEVIALIRASRTADIARDGLMEKFNLSEIQAKAILDMRLQRLTGLEREKIQEQYRELMERIAYLESVLDNEELRMGIIKDELAEVRDKFNDGRRTEITFADGEIRIEDILANEDMIITITNQGYIKRTPATEYQAQARGGTGFKGTGKKETDFVEHLFSALTHNYMLFFTEKGKCFWLKVYEIPQGERSHKGRAIQNVISIDADDKVKAYLTVESLDDETFLDSHFIIMATKKGQVKKTSMRAYSRPRQNGIIAITINEGDELLEAKITNGNSQVVIAGKSGYAVRFHESHVREMGRGAAGVRGISLQGEDDEVVGMVVVPDEEKNLLAISEKGYGKKTPISEYRLTNRGGKGVKTINVSPKTGKLISIIQVEDTEDEDVMIITKAGITIRMKIMSISTMGRNTQGVILIRLKGGDEIASVAKVVETEEEDTQSDQVDQIDTDQTENLN from the coding sequence ATGGAAGAAGAACCTATTGAAGACGGTCTATTCGGGGAAGGTCAACGGATCATAAACCGCATTATCGAAGAGGAAATGAAGAATGCCTACATTGATTATTCAATGTCGGTAATCGTCTCCAGAGCCTTGCCGGATGTACGCGATGGTCTTAAGCCTGTTCACCGCAGGGTGCTTTATGGTATGACTGAGCTGGGGCTGGCAAGCAACCGCCCGTACAAAAAATCAGCAAGGATTGTCGGGGAAGTATTGGGTAAATTTCACCCACATGGTGATACTGCCGTATATGATACGATGGTGCGAATGGCGCAGGACTGGTCTCTTCGCTATCCCCTTGTAGATGGGCAAGGCAACTTTGGCTCGATAGATGGCGACAACCCCGCCGCTATGCGTTACACGGAAGCACGCCTCCGCCGTATTGCAGAAGAAATGCTTGCAGATCTGGAGAAAGATACCGTTGACTTCAGACCCAACTTTGACGATTCCCTTACGGAACCCACCGTGCTGCCCGCCAAAATCCCTAATCTCCTTGTAAATGGAGCCAGTGGTATCGCTGTGGGTATGGCAACCAATATGCCGCCGCACAACCTTACGGAAGTCGTCAATGCGACCATTGCCTATATCGACAATAATGATATTGATATTCTGGGGCTGATGGAGCATGTGAAAGGCCCTGACTTCCCTACCGGCGGACTTATCTATGGGGTGGAAGGCATCCGCTCTGCGTATGAAACCGGCAAAGGCAGGGTAGTCATGCGCGCCAAAGCAGAAATAAAAGTCCTTAAAGACGAGAAAGAGAGAATTGTTATCTCTGAAATCCCCTATCAGGTCAATAAGGCAAGCACCATTGAAAAAATTGCCCACCTGATTGCAGACAAAAAACTCGATGGAATCTCTGATGTCAGAGATGAATCTGACAGAGACGGACTCCGCATCGTAGTCGATGTCAAACGCGATGCAAATGCACGCGTAGTGCTGAACAAACTGTTTCAGTTTACCCCCCTTCAATCTTCCTTCAGCATCAATAATGTCGCCCTCGTAAAAGGCCGGCCACAAACGCTGAATCTCAAGGATATGATCCGCCACTACGTGGATCACCGCCATGAAGTGGTAATCCGCCGTACCCGATACGAGCTCGATGAAGCCAAAAAACGTGCGCATATCCTCGAAGGTCTGCTTATTGCCCTCGATCATCTGGATGAAGTCATCGCCCTCATCCGTGCGTCTCGTACAGCTGATATCGCCCGCGATGGCCTGATGGAGAAATTCAATCTCTCTGAAATTCAGGCGAAAGCCATCCTCGATATGCGTCTTCAGCGACTTACTGGTCTGGAAAGAGAAAAAATTCAGGAGCAGTACCGCGAACTCATGGAACGCATCGCCTATCTCGAATCGGTACTGGACAATGAAGAGTTGAGAATGGGGATCATTAAAGATGAACTGGCAGAAGTCAGAGATAAATTTAATGATGGTCGCAGAACAGAAATCACTTTCGCCGACGGTGAAATACGCATAGAAGATATCCTCGCAAATGAGGATATGATCATTACTATCACCAATCAGGGGTATATCAAACGTACGCCTGCCACAGAATATCAGGCGCAGGCAAGAGGAGGTACTGGTTTTAAAGGAACCGGAAAAAAGGAAACAGACTTTGTAGAACACCTGTTTTCCGCCCTCACCCACAACTATATGCTTTTCTTCACAGAGAAAGGCAAATGTTTTTGGCTGAAAGTTTATGAAATTCCTCAAGGAGAGCGATCTCATAAAGGAAGGGCCATTCAGAATGTGATCAGTATCGATGCTGATGACAAAGTAAAGGCCTACCTGACTGTAGAAAGTCTGGATGACGAAACGTTCCTTGACAGTCATTTTATCATTATGGCCACCAAAAAAGGCCAGGTAAAAAAGACCTCCATGCGGGCCTATAGCCGCCCCCGGCAAAATGGTATTATCGCTATTACCATCAACGAAGGGGATGAACTGCTGGAAGCCAAAATCACCAATGGCAATAGTCAGGTGGTTATAGCCGGAAAATCAGGCTATGCCGTTCGCTTCCACGAAAGCCATGTAAGAGAAATGGGCCGGGGTGCCGCGGGTGTCCGAGGCATCTCTCTTCAGGGAGAAGATGATGAAGTAGTAGGTATGGTCGTAGTTCCCGATGAAGAAAAAAACCTTCTGGCTATTTCTGAAAAAGGATACGGTAAGAAAACACCCATTTCTGAATACAGACTTACCAATCGCGGAGGTAAAGGAGTAAAAACGATCAATGTATCACCCAAAACAGGAAAACTTATATCCATCATCCAGGTAGAAGATACGGAAGATGAGGATGTAATGATTATCACTAAAGCGGGCATAACAATCAGGATGAAAATCATGAGTATCAGCACAATGGGCCGAAATACTCAGGGAGTAATCCTTATCCGGCTGAAAGGTGGAGACGAAATTGCTTCTGTAGCAAAAGTAGTTGAAACAGAAGAGGAGGATACCCAGTCTGACCAGGTTGACCAGATTGATACCGATCAGACCGAAAACTTAAACTAA